One genomic region from Salvelinus sp. IW2-2015 linkage group LG24, ASM291031v2, whole genome shotgun sequence encodes:
- the LOC111951403 gene encoding protein Wnt-16 yields the protein MDRRSGCGVHQICFLFLLLFSLYPVCCRASWMWLGITSVGVPEKLGCANLPLTHKQKDLCKRKPHLLPSIKDGARIGIAECQTQFEHERWNCSTTKELSVFGYELTSGTKETAFIHAVMAAGLVQAVTRSCSAGNMTECGCDTSLQGTGSPSEGWHWGGCSDHIQYGTWFSRKFIDNAVKNMSSARGGDALLTMNEHNSEAGRQAVAKTMATDCRCHGVSGSCAVKTCWRTMASFERVGNFLKERYEGSVQVLDRSKRKVRRKEKDQRRVPIGKEELIFLNKSPNYCLEDRRWGVAGTRGRRCNRTSAGPDGCNLLCCGRGYNTHVVRHVERCECKFVWCCYVRCQKCESMNDMHTCK from the exons ATGGACAGAAGAAGCGGCTGTGGAGTACATCAGATCTGCTTTCTGTTTCTCTTACTSTTTTCACTGTATCCTGTCTGCTGTCGAGCCAGTTGGAT GTGGTTGGGAATAACCTCCGTGGGAGTACCGGAGAAGCTGGGCTGCGCCAATCTCCCGCTGACGCACAAGCAGAAGGACCTGTGCAAGAGAAAGCCCCATCTCCTGCCAAGCATCAAGGACGGCGCGCGCATCGGCATCGCGGAGTGCCAGACGCAGTTCGAGCACGAGCGGTGGAACTGTTCTACCACCAAAGAGCTCTCTGTGTTCGGCTACGAGCTAACCAGTG ggACCAAGGAGACGGCGTTTATCCACGCGGTGATGGCGGCTGGGCTGGTCCaggcagtgactcgctcctgcagtgCGGGCAACATGACAGAGTGCGGCTGTGACACCAGCCTGCAGGGCACAG GCTCGCCCAGCGAAGGGTGGCACTGGGGCGGCTGCTCAGACCATATCCAGTACGGTACATGGTTCAGCAGGAAGTTCATAGATAATGCAGTGAAGAATATGTCCTCAGCCAGGGGAGGGGATGCACTGCTCACCATGAACGAGCACAACAGTGAAGCCGGGAGACAG GCTGTCGCCAAGACAATGGCCACCGACTGCCGTTGCCACGGCGTGTCGGGCTCGTGCGCCGTCAAGACGTGCTGGCGCACCATGGCGTCGTTCGAGCGCGTGGGCAACTTCCTGAAGGAGCGCTACGAGGGAAGCGTGCAGGTGCTGGACCGCTCGaagaggaaggtgaggaggaaggagaaggaccaGCGTCGCGTGCCCATCGGGAAGGAAGAACTTATCTTCCTCAACAAGTCTCCTAACTACTGTCTGGAGGACCGGCGCTGGGGCGTGGCGGGCACTAGAGGGCGTCGGTGTAACCGCACCTCGGCCGGCCCCGACGGGTGTAACCTGCTCTGCTGCGGTCGGGGGTATAATACGCACGTGGTTCGCCACGTAGAGAGGTGCGAGTGTAAGTTTGTGTGGTGTTGCTATGTGAGGTGTCAGAAGTGTGAGAGCATGAATGACATGCACACGTGTAAATAG
- the LOC139022935 gene encoding stabilin-2-like: protein MSESGKQSVKRLSNLTIQSTLFIPDNTGLYQNQTLTHRDMEYHLSEGRALALKDLTNGSCIRTQLGQSLIVMGIADFLNPKALSSSRYINDRFIVDSRHPGIQWDHPCAAGTPQSPTPLVSAPRGSQGRDGDWSCATDHADGWGWVRRLPLLHPQDQTIPVPLL from the exons ATGTCAGAGTCAGGAAAACAGTCTGTGAAGCGCCTCAGTAACCTGACCATCCAGTCCACTCTGTTTATACCCGATAATACTGGACTGTACCAGAACCAG ACACTGACCCACAGGGACATGGAGTACCATCTCTCAGAGGGCCGGGCCTTGGCCCTGAAGGATCTGACCAACGGCAGCTGTATCCGCACCCAGCTGGGCCAAAGCCTCATTGTCATGGGTATCGCTGACTTCCTCAACCCCAAGGCCCTG AGTTCCTCACGTTATATCAACGACCGCTTCATCGTCGACTCCCGACATCCTGGCATCCAATGGGATCATCCATGTGCTGCAGGGACCCCTCAAAGCCCCACCCCCTTGGTTAGTG CTCCACGCGGGTCACAAGGCAGGGATGGGGACTGGAGTTGTGCTACTGATCATGCtgatggctggggctgggttcgTAGGCTACCACTTCTACACCCACAAGACCAAACCATTCCAGTTCCACTACTTTAA